Genomic segment of Gloeocapsa sp. PCC 7428:
GCAGATGCGATCGCACCCCAACTCAAGCCGAAAGCGATCGCACCTTACTCTTAGCAACCCAACGAATCGCGCGTCGCTACACCTGTTTTTGAATTGACCCCGCTTGCTTGCGCGCAAAGTTTTTTCACCACGGTTCTATCAAGAACCGCATTAGTAAAATCAGCACCAGTAATGTCAACATCATTAAATATGGAACGCAGCATCATTGCCTCTTCCATCACGGCATCACTTAAGTTAGCGCCAGTAAAGTCAACGATATAAGCAATCCCATTTGTAAAATCGGCTCCATGCAAATTTGCTTTGATCAACTTTGCACCATTAAATACCACACCGCGCAAGTCGGCATTACTAAAATTAGCTGCTTCTAAATCTGCATTAGCAAACTCAGCTGTTTGCAAGTTTTGCCCTGAGTAATCTTTACCGATAACTTCTCCAGTAGCCGCACCACGCGAAATAGAAGAGGAACTAGCTGCGCGTGCATCCATAGGAAACATGACAATAAGTAAG
This window contains:
- a CDS encoding pentapeptide repeat-containing protein — protein: MKRFYRLAVVAFVFLLIVMFPMDARAASSSSISRGAATGEVIGKDYSGQNLQTAEFANADLEAANFSNADLRGVVFNGAKLIKANLHGADFTNGIAYIVDFTGANLSDAVMEEAMMLRSIFNDVDITGADFTNAVLDRTVVKKLCAQASGVNSKTGVATRDSLGC